The proteins below are encoded in one region of Cucurbita pepo subsp. pepo cultivar mu-cu-16 unplaced genomic scaffold, ASM280686v2 Cp4.1_scaffold000265, whole genome shotgun sequence:
- the LOC111784697 gene encoding regulator of nonsense transcripts 1 homolog isoform X1, giving the protein MDSQQNNLFETASQPDTGNDAYTFLEFNTQGEDFDYPEFRDPIRSPVAWPTPSDSLADHTDRGGGSDHQSDASPVSAAPGSATKGRTGGDLGNSGGNNQMVDALTAGMSGLTFEDAGDDDNYEFGKGNFTEHACRYCGVSNPACVVRCNVPSCRKWFCNSRGNTSGSHIVNHLVRAKHKEVCLHKDSPLGETILECYNCGCRNVFLLGFISAKTESVVVLLCREPCLSVNALKDMNWDLSQWCPLIDDRCFLQWLVKIPSEQEQLRARQISAQQINKIEELWKTNPDASLEDLEKPGVDDEPQPVALKYEDAYQYQNVFAPLIKLEADYDKMMKESQSKDNVTVRWDIGLNKKRVAYFVFPKEDNELRLVPGDELRLRYSGDAAHPAWHSVGHVIKLTAQEEVALELRASQGVPVDIVHGFSVDFVWKSTSFDRMQGAMKTFAVDETSVSGYIYHHLLGHEVEVQMVRNTLPRRFGAPGLPELNASQVFAVKSVLQKPISLIQGPPGTGKTVTSAAIVYHMAKQGQGQVLVCAPSNVAVDQLAEKISATGLKVVRLCAKSREAVSSPVEHLTLHYQVRHLDTSERSELHKLQQLKDEQGELSSSDEKKYKALKRATEREISQSADVICCTCVGAGDPRLSNFRFRQVLIDESTQATEPECLIPLVLGAKQAVLVGDHCQLGPVIMCKKAARAGLAQSLFERLVLLGVKPIRLQVQYRMHPSLSEFPSNSFYEGTLQNGVTINERQSTGIDFPWPVPNRPMFFYVQMGQEEISASGTSYLNRTEAANVEKIVTTFLRSGVVPSQIGVITPYEGQRAYIVNYMSRNGALRQQLYKEIEVASVDSFQGREKDYIILSCVRSNEHQGIGFLNDPRRLNVALTRARYGIVILGNPKVLSKQPLWNSLLTHYKEHECLVEGPLNNLKQSMIQFQKPKKIYNDRRLFFAGGPGVVPNDNFGPVAPSGSNADRRSGRGRGSYFPPHLPNGAQKPGVHASGYPMPRVPIPSFHGGPPQPYAIPTRGAVHGPVGAVPHVPQPGSRGFGAGRGNAGAPIGSQFPNQQASQQNIGNIGSTFNFPGLESPNSQPSVGGPLSQLGFVNNMPVQPPNQTFREGYSMGGISQDFLGDDFKSQGSHVPYNVTDFSTQASQTGYAIDYVSQGAQGGFPGSFLNQNSQSGYSRFGTGNDFMSQDYMNHGSQGLFTQVGFSDPSLDEASQSHYNVANANPLQSQQGMMNSLYSQPFAHYNTQPSTVQAPPQLPQQGQSSQNQKIHFSG; this is encoded by the exons ATGGATTCGCAGCAgaacaatttgtttgaaaCGGCATCTCAACCTGACACGGGAAATGACGCTTACACATTTCTTGAGTTCAATACACAGGGGGAAGACTTCGATTATCCAGAATTTCGTGACCCAATTAGGTCCCCTGTAGCGTGGCCGACTCCTTCCGATTCGTTAGCCGATCATACGGACCGCGGTGGGGGGTCGGACCACCAGTCTGATGCGTCTCCGGTTTCGGCTGCGCCGGGAAGTGCTACGAAAGGCCGGACTGGAGGTGATTTGGGGAATAGTGGTGGTAATAATCAAATGGTTGACGCATTGACGGCCGGGATGAGTGGGTTGACGTTTGAGGATGCTGGGGATGATGATAATTATGAGTTTGGGAAGGGGAATTTCACGGAGCATGCTTGTAGGTATTGTGGGGTTTCGAACCCGGCTTGCGTTGTGAGGTGTAACGTACCGTCGTGCCGTAAATGGTTCTGTAATTCGCGAGGGAACACGTCTGGGTCGCATATCGTGAATCATCTG GTCCGGGCTAAACATAAGGAAGTTTGTCTTCATAAAGACAGTCCTCTGGGAGAAACAATTCTTGAGTGTTACAATTGTGGATGTCGAAATGTTTTCCTCCTTGGATTTATCTCTGCAAAGACAGAAAGTGTGGTTGTTCTACTTTGTAGGGAACCTTGCTTAAGTGTAAATGCTCTGAAGGATATGAATTGGGACTTGAGTCAATGGTGCCCTCTAATTGATGATAGGTGCTTCTTGCAGTGGCTAGTTAAG ATTCCTTCTGAGCAAGAGCAGTTGAGGGCACGCCAAATTAGTGcacaacaaataaataagattgAGGAGCTTTGGAAGACGAACCCAGATGCGTCACTTGAAGATCTTGAAAAACCTGGTGTGGATGATGAACCACAGCCTGTAGCATTGAAATATGAGGATGCATATCAG TATCAAAATGTATTTGCACCTCTTATCAAGCTGGAAGCCGACTATGATAAG ATGATGAAAGAATCTCAAAGCAAGGATAATGTCACCGTACGCTGGGACATTGGCCTTAACAAGAAGAGGGTAGCCTATTTTGTCTTTCCAAAG GAGGATAATGAGTTGCGTCTTGTACCTGGAGATGAATTGAGGTTACGTTATTCTGGTGATGCAGCTCATCCAGCCTGGCATTCTGTGGGACATGTG ATCAAGCTAACTGCACAGGAAGAGGTTGCACTTGAGCTTCGTGCTAGTCAG GGGGTTCCAGTTGACATCGTCCATGGTTTTAGTGTTGATTTTGTGTGGAAGAGTACAAGCTTCGACCGAATGCAGGGAGCTATGAAGACATTTGCAGTTGATGAGACCAGTGTCAGTGG TTATATCTACCATCACTTATTAGGACATGAAGTGGAAGTCCAGATGGTTCGCAATACACTTCCTCGTCGGTTTGGTGCTCCTGGTCTCCCGGAGCTCAATGCATCCCAA GTTTTTGCTGTAAAAAGTGTTCTACAGAAGCCAATAAGCTTGATTCAGGGTCCTCCGGGTACTGGGAAAACTGTAACTTCTGCTGCCATAGTGTATCATATGGCCAAACAAGGCCAAGGGCAGGTTCTGGTCTGTGCGCCCAGTAATGTGGCTGTGGACCAGCTGGCAGAGAAGATAAGTGCAACTGGGTTGAAG GTTGTTAGACTATGCGCAAAATCAAGAGAAGCTGTAAGTTCTCCTGTGGAACACTTGACCCTTCACTATCAG GTTCGACATCTTGACACATCTGAAAGAAGTGAACTTCATAAGTTGCAACAATTGAAAGATGAACAAG GAGAGTTGTCTAGCAGTGatgagaaaaaatataaagccCTTAAGAGAGCTACAGAGAGGGAAATTTCACAGAGCGCAGACGTTATTTGTTGCACATGTGTTGGTGCTGGAGATCCTCGCTTGTCAAATTTTAGATTTCGTCAG GTTCTTATTGATGAGTCAACTCAGGCAACAGAACCTGAATGTCTCATTCCTCTTGTTCTTGGAGCAAAGCAG GCTGTTCTTGTTGGTGACCATTGCCAACTGGGACCTGTTATTATGTGCAAAAAAGCAGCACGTGCAGGACTGGCCCAATCCCTTTTTGAGCGTCTCGTTCTCCTTGGTGTGAAACCAATTAGGTTGCAG GTTCAATATCGGATGCATCCATCACTTTCTGAGTTTCCTTCTAATAGCTTCTATGAGGGCACGCTACAAAACGGAGTTACCATCAACGAAAGGCAATCGACAGGCATTGACTTCCCATGGCCAGTTCCCAACCGTCCAATGTTCTTCTACGTCCAG atggGACAAGAGGAGATAAGTGCCAGTGGAACTTCCTACCTAAATAGAACTGAGGCAGCAAATGTAGAAAAAATTGTGACTACTTTCTTAAGGAGTGGTGTAGTCCCTAGTCAG ATTGGAGTTATCACCCCGTATGAGGGACAAAGAGCATACATTGTAAACTATATGTCAAGAAATGGTGCTCTCAGACAGCAACTTTACAAAGAAATTGAG GTTGCAAGCGTGGATTCATTTCAAGGAAGGGAAAAAGATTATATCATATTGTCATGTGTGAGGAGTAATGAACATCAG GGCATTGGATTCCTTAACGATCCTCGCAGACTCAATGTGGCTTTAACACGAGCTCGATATGGTATTGTCATTCTTGGAAACCCAAAGGTTTTGAGTAAACAACCACTGTGGAATAGCTTATTAACACATTACAAG GAACATGAGTGCTTGGTTGAGGGTCCTCTGAATAACTTAAAACAAAGCATGATTCAGTTTCAGAAACCTAAAAAG ATATACAATGATCGTCGCCTTTTCTTTGCTGGTGGGCCTGGAGTTGTGCCCAATGATAATTTTGGACCTGTTGCCCCATCTGGCTCTAATGCTGATAGAAGAAGTGGTCGTGGTAGAG GTTCGTACTTTCCTCCTCACCTGCCCAATGGTGCCCAAAAGCCTGGAGTGCATGCTTCTGGTTATCCCATGCCACGAGTTCCCATCCCTTCATTTCATGGTGGTCCTCCGCAGCCGTATGCAATCCCAACTCGTGGAGCTGTGCATGGACCAGTTGGTGCTGTTCCTCATGTTCCTCAACCAGGAAGTAGGGGTTTTGGGGCAGGGCGGGGAAATGCGGGTGCTCCTATTGGTAGCCAGTTTCCAAATCAGCAAGCCTCTCAACAAAATATTGGAAATATTGGTTCCACTTTTAACTTTCCTGGTTTGGAGAGTCCCAATAGCCAACCATCAGTGGGTGGTCCATTGTCTCAACTTGGTTTTGTTAACAAT ATGCCTGTTCAGCCACCTAACCAGACGTTTCGTGAGGGGTACTCCATGGGAGGAATTTCTCAG GACTTCTTGGGTGATGACTTTAAAAGCCAGGGATCGCATGTTCCATATAATGTTACTGATTTCTCCACACAG GCCTCTCAAACTGGATATGCCATTGATTATGTTAGTCAAGGAGCACAGGGTGGCTTTCCAGGGAGCTTCCTGAATCAGAATTCTCAATCTGGATATTCCCGTTTTGGAACAGGAAACGATTTCATGTCACag GATTACATGAATCATGGTTCACAAGGTCTATTCACGCAAGTTGGTTTTAGTGATCCTTCACTAGATGAAGCCTCTCAAAGTCACTATAACGTGGCCAATGCAAATCCACTACAATCCCAG CAGGGGATGATGAACTCTCTCTACTCCCAGCCCTTTGCACATTACAACACACAGCCCTCTACCGTGCAGGCCCCACCACAGCTGCCTCAGCAGGGCCAGAGCTCTCAAAATCAGAAAATTCACTTTAGTGGTTGA